A single Arthrobacter sp. ERGS1:01 DNA region contains:
- a CDS encoding ArdC-like ssDNA-binding domain-containing protein, with product MLFSALGTMNKYPVQKNQADVIVEVVAMSAESLESDIDLGRGVAEPHIAPPPSHLAPAERVEALTQGLVDLLDQAVNEPWRWQKLLDNSATLWRYSGGNAAMLMAQMQERGKEPPTLVAGYKEWQRHGRYVLKGEHALWVIAPITARADTNTDVEAAGPQTSAALGELTDRSRIRIVGWRGQAVFDVSQTEGEPLLVPRGNAKHAVDPGADHEELWASLVEIAGSRGFAVELSDSQHSLASGYTNFTSHQICVGEWIELDDRLAVLAHELGHVMLHGPDDALGRLYGSSAEHRGLAEVEAESVAYTVLKAHGIDRGPQSSSYLAGWADAVIAAEADSIVSPTAGCKLLSRTDIAKSVLGRVTSASKSIVEGTGAPGCGGRLSGINAQPSLKIDATSARGLGPTGKAFGLPSY from the coding sequence ATGCTGTTCAGCGCTCTCGGCACCATGAACAAGTATCCGGTGCAAAAGAACCAAGCGGATGTGATTGTGGAGGTAGTGGCAATGAGTGCAGAATCGTTGGAATCCGATATTGATCTTGGCAGAGGTGTTGCGGAGCCCCACATAGCGCCACCACCAAGCCATCTGGCACCGGCAGAACGAGTCGAAGCGCTGACACAGGGGCTCGTCGATCTGCTGGACCAAGCCGTCAACGAGCCATGGAGATGGCAAAAACTCCTCGACAACTCGGCCACCCTGTGGCGCTACTCCGGCGGCAACGCGGCCATGCTCATGGCCCAGATGCAGGAACGCGGCAAGGAACCACCCACGTTGGTAGCAGGCTACAAAGAATGGCAACGGCACGGACGCTATGTGCTCAAGGGCGAACACGCCCTCTGGGTCATCGCACCGATCACCGCCAGGGCAGACACAAACACAGATGTTGAGGCGGCGGGGCCGCAAACATCCGCTGCGCTGGGTGAGCTTACGGACCGTAGCCGGATTCGCATCGTCGGCTGGCGGGGCCAGGCAGTCTTCGACGTGTCCCAGACCGAGGGCGAGCCACTGCTGGTACCACGCGGCAACGCCAAACATGCAGTGGATCCGGGTGCCGACCACGAAGAATTGTGGGCATCATTGGTCGAGATCGCAGGAAGCCGCGGATTCGCCGTGGAACTATCTGACAGCCAACATTCTCTGGCCAGTGGCTACACGAACTTCACATCGCACCAAATCTGCGTCGGGGAATGGATTGAACTGGATGACAGGCTGGCCGTGCTCGCTCACGAACTCGGCCACGTCATGCTCCACGGCCCCGATGATGCTCTCGGCCGGCTTTACGGCAGCAGCGCCGAACACCGTGGACTTGCCGAGGTCGAAGCGGAATCGGTCGCGTACACCGTGCTGAAGGCTCACGGCATTGACCGAGGACCCCAATCCTCCAGCTACCTGGCTGGATGGGCCGACGCCGTCATCGCCGCTGAAGCCGACTCAATCGTTTCGCCAACAGCCGGATGCAAGCTGTTATCTCGGACCGACATCGCCAAATCGGTCCTCGGCCGTGTGACCTCAGCTTCGAAAAGTATTGTGGAAGGCACTGGCGCGCCCGGATGCGGCGGCCGTTTATCTGGTATCAACGCGCAACCAAGCCTAAAAATTGATGCGACCTCGGCTCGAGGTCTGGGACCAACGGGTAAAGCCTTCGGACTCCCGTCTTACTGA
- a CDS encoding type IV secretory system conjugative DNA transfer family protein produces the protein MMTRRFDDGNPLLSAALIASAAYLGFCFFVQSAAAAVVGWECHAAASWTFSPSAGIGMFAGQLKWIVDPPGQCSVNIGSVWLIVAPALAVLVILVAAGYFLWRVWRQSGSWLRKDILSRDGVARRAEVVRDFGARAVVKRGKFTRPGLAKPRIEEVSWTVGRSRGATVHVSTEESMVIQGAPRSGKGLYVIINAILDAPGAVVTTSTRADNLVVTMRARASGGRPVTVFDPQGMSGLPTTLRWSPVRGCEDPDIATRRALVITADTEFKGENAAWQKRAVIVLQCLLHAAALSGDGVRVFRRWSSSPILAMEALAFLDRPEAALGWQADLLGIIDDDPRNTSNSWIGVSAAVAPLSSPKVLAALDPHGEAEQFDPKEFIRQRGTLYLIGTKSGAAAAGPYLSALIDDIDYAAREMAFVAPGGRLDPPLSLILDEIANLSPWPGLPVVLSDGGGIGISTIVVLQSLSQARSGWSIDEAATIWDAAIIKVIFGGGSDERDLRALAGLIGERSTTVNTRSWSSQGRQDGEQIRESPVIPLHEIRRLPAGTAIMLGRRTRPILLDLTEWHKRKDAAQLGVSKEETERELAAGHRLRQAASLNTDLES, from the coding sequence ATGATGACGCGCCGATTCGATGACGGCAACCCCCTCCTGAGTGCCGCACTGATAGCTTCTGCCGCCTACCTGGGATTCTGCTTCTTCGTCCAAAGCGCCGCAGCCGCAGTGGTCGGCTGGGAATGCCACGCCGCCGCGTCCTGGACGTTCAGCCCCTCCGCCGGAATCGGGATGTTCGCAGGACAGCTGAAGTGGATTGTAGATCCGCCCGGCCAATGCTCCGTCAACATCGGATCTGTGTGGCTGATCGTCGCCCCCGCGCTCGCAGTTCTGGTGATTCTTGTGGCGGCCGGATATTTCCTGTGGCGTGTGTGGCGGCAATCCGGGTCATGGTTGAGAAAGGACATTCTCAGCCGTGACGGTGTCGCCCGCCGGGCAGAAGTGGTGCGTGACTTTGGCGCGCGGGCCGTTGTGAAGAGAGGGAAGTTCACCCGACCGGGACTGGCAAAGCCTCGGATTGAGGAAGTCTCCTGGACCGTTGGCCGGTCACGAGGGGCGACTGTCCATGTGTCCACGGAAGAATCCATGGTCATTCAGGGCGCGCCGCGCTCCGGCAAAGGCTTGTACGTGATCATCAATGCCATTCTGGATGCACCCGGGGCGGTCGTTACTACTTCCACCAGGGCCGACAACCTCGTTGTGACCATGAGGGCGCGGGCCTCTGGGGGACGTCCGGTGACGGTGTTTGACCCGCAAGGCATGTCGGGACTGCCCACAACGCTGCGGTGGTCGCCGGTCCGAGGCTGCGAAGACCCAGACATAGCCACCCGCCGGGCCTTGGTCATCACGGCGGACACTGAATTCAAGGGAGAGAACGCCGCGTGGCAGAAACGCGCCGTCATCGTCCTTCAATGTCTGTTGCACGCAGCGGCACTGTCCGGAGACGGCGTGAGGGTATTCCGACGGTGGTCATCCAGCCCGATTTTGGCCATGGAAGCACTTGCGTTTCTGGACCGGCCGGAAGCCGCACTGGGCTGGCAAGCCGATCTCCTGGGAATTATCGACGATGACCCCCGCAACACGTCCAACTCGTGGATCGGGGTCAGCGCCGCCGTCGCGCCTCTGTCATCGCCGAAGGTCCTGGCAGCGCTTGACCCGCACGGCGAGGCAGAGCAGTTCGACCCGAAGGAATTCATTCGGCAACGAGGCACGCTGTACCTGATCGGCACCAAGTCGGGCGCTGCTGCTGCCGGGCCCTATCTTTCCGCGTTGATTGACGACATTGACTATGCAGCCAGGGAGATGGCCTTTGTCGCGCCGGGCGGCCGGCTCGACCCGCCGCTCTCCCTGATTCTGGATGAGATAGCGAACCTTTCGCCTTGGCCAGGCCTGCCGGTGGTGCTATCCGACGGCGGCGGGATCGGCATTTCCACCATCGTGGTTCTCCAATCCCTGTCCCAGGCACGTTCTGGCTGGTCGATTGACGAAGCAGCAACCATCTGGGACGCGGCAATCATCAAGGTCATCTTCGGTGGCGGGTCCGACGAGCGGGACCTGCGTGCCCTGGCTGGATTGATTGGCGAACGGAGCACCACGGTCAACACCCGTTCCTGGTCATCCCAGGGGCGGCAGGACGGTGAGCAAATCAGAGAGTCGCCGGTCATCCCTCTGCATGAGATCCGGCGGCTTCCGGCAGGAACGGCAATCATGCTTGGCCGGCGCACCCGCCCCATCCTGCTGGATCTGACGGAATGGCACAAGCGTAAAGACGCCGCTCAACTGGGCGTCTCGAAGGAAGAAACAGAACGCGAGCTCGCAGCCGGCCACCGGCTTCGGCAGGCAGCAAGCCTGAACACCGATCTGGAAAGTTGA
- a CDS encoding SCO6880 family protein encodes MSENTRTLQAVKFPRYERHGLFMGLQWYQLGLVGAGVLAGTIASATGGPAALIITAPVWLGLILFGVLQYQRIPYPVWAYAATVFLWRQQMGQTKFLAKPEKPRPAGQLALPGGLGSLELRQTKEGAAFVVDRQGHEAMAILRCTTTSFALLDDDDKAYAVQAWSRVQTAMAQRPAVARLSIQDYTVPYPSTALREFYDRAKTPTRIEDVRWGDKSYLDLIAAAGSTMIHELLVCLVIDTAKARRRIRDAGGSLVGMEHVVTSEVDALTSGLKTHGVSVDEWLPGNKLTAVMRGAFDPDAVTRLAAVKQGTDDAPLSTGPMAVEEHWSYLRTDSGFHQTFWVAEWPRQQVFPGFLHPVVYVGNFRHTVTEVIRAIPTDQALRDIRSAHEAHDTRRRINARFDRPLTREQRAEEEEVTQREDEIVAGHGDVRPAAYVTITADTLDDLARYRQELGSAAAGAFVELRLLAGQQWPAFVAGALPLGRGLK; translated from the coding sequence ATGTCTGAGAATACGCGCACTTTGCAAGCGGTGAAGTTTCCCCGGTACGAACGCCATGGGCTGTTCATGGGGCTCCAGTGGTACCAGCTGGGGCTCGTTGGCGCCGGAGTGTTGGCAGGGACCATCGCCTCGGCAACGGGAGGCCCGGCAGCCTTGATCATCACAGCACCCGTGTGGCTGGGCCTGATCCTGTTCGGTGTGCTCCAGTACCAAAGGATTCCCTATCCAGTCTGGGCCTACGCCGCGACGGTCTTCCTCTGGCGCCAACAAATGGGCCAGACCAAGTTCCTGGCCAAGCCAGAGAAGCCCAGGCCTGCGGGCCAGCTGGCTCTCCCCGGCGGGCTCGGCAGTCTTGAGCTGCGACAGACCAAGGAAGGCGCCGCGTTTGTCGTCGACCGCCAAGGGCATGAAGCGATGGCGATCCTGCGCTGCACAACAACATCTTTTGCCCTGCTGGATGATGATGACAAGGCCTACGCAGTTCAGGCATGGTCCCGTGTACAAACGGCAATGGCGCAGCGGCCCGCCGTCGCGCGGTTGTCGATTCAGGACTACACCGTCCCGTATCCGTCCACTGCGCTGCGTGAGTTTTATGACCGGGCCAAGACTCCGACACGCATCGAAGACGTGAGGTGGGGCGACAAGTCCTATCTGGACCTCATCGCGGCTGCCGGTTCGACCATGATTCATGAACTCCTCGTCTGTCTGGTCATCGACACGGCGAAGGCACGGAGGCGCATCCGCGACGCCGGCGGGTCATTGGTGGGAATGGAACACGTGGTCACCTCTGAAGTTGATGCACTGACCTCGGGCCTCAAAACGCATGGCGTCAGCGTGGATGAGTGGCTGCCCGGCAACAAGCTCACAGCCGTCATGCGGGGCGCCTTTGACCCGGATGCCGTCACCAGGCTCGCCGCAGTGAAGCAGGGAACCGATGACGCTCCTCTGAGCACGGGCCCCATGGCTGTGGAGGAACATTGGTCGTATCTGCGCACGGATTCCGGTTTCCACCAGACATTCTGGGTCGCAGAGTGGCCGCGGCAGCAGGTGTTCCCCGGGTTCCTTCACCCCGTGGTCTATGTGGGCAACTTCCGGCATACCGTCACGGAAGTCATTCGGGCCATTCCCACCGACCAGGCGCTGCGCGACATCCGTTCGGCCCACGAGGCCCACGACACCCGCCGTCGCATCAACGCCCGATTTGACCGGCCCCTCACGCGTGAGCAGCGCGCCGAGGAGGAAGAAGTTACCCAGCGGGAGGACGAGATCGTTGCCGGTCACGGCGATGTCCGCCCCGCCGCCTACGTCACCATCACGGCGGACACCCTCGATGACCTGGCCCGCTATCGGCAGGAACTTGGATCTGCGGCCGCAGGTGCCTTCGTCGAGCTGCGGTTGCTGGCGGGACAGCAGTGGCCGGCGTTCGTCGCCGGGGCGCTGCCGCTGGGGAGGGGATTGAAATGA
- a CDS encoding type IV secretion system protein: MLPMIKCQANGWWPPGCGLISRTQDAATQTITNMFAGILESMASWMWSFISGAFGVSDLGPSDWTAVSGMTNWWIVVMMTPLVVAMILQLLGGMISQQPRRIGQAVIAGGIAVPVVIGAVSLMQKLTQFTDSASAAVLQTLGSDPYVVFMRLFGFTRAPAGSGHTWDLISMASPATSGPAGPVIVTVVAVALVWVLAFVLMCSMIFRSFALLVLAATAPVAIMLMPWEHTRSWTRRWCETVVALLIAKPLAATVLAVAVKLFADSTSFAGLASGAVGMLLACAAPLMALRLVSFAGGELAAAAQVAGGGHVLSRSGSFAARQVSRQVGGKLSLASLSSHKPALVQSRAEPTIKDFQTGGNSSGKQMVKNDGGQPVPSAGNQPQGSETKPYGQPYIKRAGTPHRDPSNPPPGKQHTQDVVPQKSPSDSGLAPTPQQQHGAATATQRAPDPKPATPTQAPKSQNQAAPRPSTQPPQRPVPRPPRINPEREKDV, translated from the coding sequence GGGTGGTGGCCGCCCGGATGCGGACTTATCTCCCGAACCCAAGACGCCGCGACCCAAACCATCACAAACATGTTTGCGGGCATTCTCGAGAGCATGGCTTCATGGATGTGGTCGTTCATCTCAGGGGCATTTGGCGTTTCCGACCTCGGGCCTTCTGACTGGACAGCAGTGAGCGGCATGACCAACTGGTGGATCGTGGTGATGATGACCCCGCTCGTGGTGGCCATGATCTTGCAGCTCCTGGGCGGAATGATCAGTCAGCAGCCGCGCCGAATTGGACAGGCCGTTATCGCTGGCGGAATCGCCGTGCCAGTCGTCATCGGTGCCGTGAGCCTCATGCAAAAGCTCACCCAGTTCACCGATTCTGCATCCGCAGCCGTCCTCCAGACCTTGGGATCGGATCCCTACGTCGTATTTATGCGGCTCTTCGGATTCACCAGGGCGCCGGCAGGCAGCGGACACACATGGGATCTCATTTCCATGGCCAGTCCCGCCACGTCGGGCCCCGCCGGCCCGGTGATCGTCACCGTTGTCGCCGTGGCGCTGGTTTGGGTGCTTGCGTTCGTCCTCATGTGCTCGATGATCTTCCGCTCCTTCGCACTCCTGGTCCTCGCCGCTACAGCCCCTGTCGCCATCATGCTTATGCCGTGGGAACACACAAGGTCGTGGACTCGCCGCTGGTGTGAAACCGTCGTGGCGTTGTTGATCGCCAAGCCGCTGGCGGCAACGGTGTTGGCTGTTGCAGTCAAGCTCTTTGCTGATTCAACATCATTCGCAGGGCTGGCTTCCGGTGCTGTCGGCATGCTGCTTGCCTGTGCTGCGCCGCTGATGGCGCTGCGGCTGGTGAGCTTTGCCGGTGGCGAGCTGGCCGCCGCTGCCCAAGTCGCCGGCGGTGGACACGTCCTGTCTCGCAGCGGCAGTTTTGCTGCACGGCAAGTCAGCCGGCAGGTTGGAGGCAAGCTGTCACTGGCGAGCTTGTCGTCCCACAAGCCAGCTCTCGTCCAATCCAGAGCCGAACCCACCATCAAAGATTTTCAAACTGGTGGAAATTCCAGCGGCAAACAGATGGTGAAGAACGACGGCGGCCAGCCAGTTCCCAGCGCAGGGAACCAACCGCAGGGTTCCGAAACAAAACCCTATGGGCAGCCGTACATCAAGCGTGCCGGCACGCCGCATCGTGATCCCAGCAACCCTCCTCCGGGCAAGCAGCATACACAAGATGTAGTGCCACAGAAATCGCCTAGCGACTCTGGGCTGGCACCCACACCGCAGCAACAGCATGGGGCTGCAACCGCCACACAACGAGCCCCAGACCCAAAGCCTGCGACACCAACACAGGCTCCCAAATCACAAAACCAAGCGGCACCGCGGCCATCCACACAGCCGCCGCAGCGACCCGTGCCGCGACCGCCAAGAATCAACCCGGAAAGGGAAAAAGATGTCTGA